The nucleotide sequence TATCTTTCACGTCTTCATAGTTGAAAATCCACTTAGGGCCATTTACCGCACAGACAACATATTCCGTGCTATGCGTGTAGACACGTTTGGTCATGTTTGGCATTGCATTTGGCTTATACCAGGTGATTATGTTGTTTATCTTCATGCTCACTTTTCTAATAGCGAGAATGACATCTGCGACATTGTGATACGTGCAAGAAACATACAGCGAACCATTCTTTTTTAAAACACGATGTGCCTCTGCAATCCACTCGTCGGTAAAAGCTGAATATACCTCGGGAGGCATTTGGTCCCAATCCTCGTTCATCTTGAACCAATCCCCACCCGTTTTGTTGCCTAACCATTGCAGTGTATTTCCTGAAAGATTATATGGGGGATCTGCGTACACAAGGGAAGTGCTTCTGTCCGCTACCTCACTTCTCATAACTTCTATACAATTCCCAAGGTAGATGATGTTGTGCCTCACGCGAAACACTCCGCCCGCCATTGCTCGATTATGTCGGGAATTGTATTTATCCAGTTATACGCGGATTCAGCGTCGTCTTTCAAAGCTATGACTAAGTCCATGAGATACTTAATCTGCTCATGTGTCAGTTTCCTACCATCACCTCGAAGGTCAAGGTAAATCTCAATCAGGTTAATTAACTGAGGTATCGTAAAGGGCACTACGTTTTGCCTTTTTCCTTCATGAAGAGTTCTCAACTGATACAGAAAATGGTCTGCAGTGTCTTCATGGATAACCGGTGCCACAAAAAGCAAATACGAAGATTCAAGGTTGTCTCTTGGTTTCGCGAAGTCACGAAGGTGCCGGATAACCGGATGCCCTTCGTAGTAATATTGGTCTCTTCCCCGAATTGTCGTTACTTCACAAATAGCCTCATAATCCTCGTAATAACATTCGATGTCCGGCATGTTCCCGCCAGCAGTCATTAACGGTTCGCCGTCATCACCAACGGGATAGTTTGGTTTGATTCTCAATGCATCGTCCAGGATGTTCAAAGCAACTGTGGCATATTTCTCCAGGGCTCTTCAATGACCTCTGCGTCTTGTGATTCAAGGATTTGTTGGGATAGCTGCAGTTCTCGTCTGTAAGACCGAAGAAGCTCTATGTAATCTTCCAGCTGTCCTTCTGACATACCGCTTGGATCCTCTTCGGGAGCTTCATCAAAGGAACCCCCGCGATCCGTAATCAGATGTTGGATTACCTTGATATCGTCGACAACAGTCTGCGCAATAGCAGTAAGAGACTCGACATTTATCCACGGAAGACGAGGCAAGTTCATATTGACCATATAGTCTGTATAGGCCTCCACGGAAGGAAAGGCGTCTGCTGAGCCATCAAACTCACTGAGGAGTGGGGTTATTTCCGCTGTTCGTAATGGCTCAAGGTCTACGAAATGGCCCTTTCCGCGTATGTGAAGATACTGGCTCAATCGGAATAATCTGCGTGCGTTATCACCGTAGTCCCGCAGATTGTCGATCTGCGTTCTTATCGCGGATTCATCATTGATGTCGAAATGTGCTGCCACGAAATCGTGTTTGTACTGTTCCTTAAAAGCAGGTTGTTCTCTACCGGGACGGCTTCGCACGGCTTTCCGATATTCGATAAGACGTTGAGCCTGAGACTCGATGTCCTCGTAGTTGATTAGTGTCGCGGTGAACATGTTAAATTCGTCGTTGCTTAGTCCTACAGGTTCATTCCCTTCCTCAGCCCACAACTCATTCACACGCTTGATTAGGTGGAGAGTAACGAGAAAAGGCTTCACGTTAAAACCACGTACTTCCGAAAAATGGGTACTCAAAGGGTTTGGATATTGCCATTTGATAAGAAAGCGGAGAAATACTTTGCTGATGTCGTAGTCCTCAGAAAGGAAGTAT is from Candidatus Anoxymicrobium japonicum and encodes:
- a CDS encoding site-specific DNA-methyltransferase; protein product: MRHNIIYLGNCIEVMRSEVADRSTSLVYADPPYNLSGNTLQWLGNKTGGDWFKMNEDWDQMPPEVYSAFTDEWIAEAHRVLKKNGSLYVSCTYHNVADVILAIRKVSMKINNIITWYKPNAMPNMTKRVYTHSTEYVVCAVNGPKWIFNYEDVKDINPERQKDGSTKQMRDLWTIPLVQGSERLHGEDGRAAHPTQKPEEMLKRIVVASSNEGDLVLDPFLGSGTTAVISERYHRNWIGIETDESYIEMAIKRYQEEFATDLPLVVHETREERVFPSKKQALFS